From a region of the Rhodococcus sp. 4CII genome:
- a CDS encoding cation diffusion facilitator family transporter → MSAHGGKKAILAALGANAGIAVAKFAGFLITGSSSMLAESVHSVADTSNQGLLLLGQKKAERAADDLHQFGYGRSRYFYSFVVALVLFSLGSLFAIYEGIHKIQHPEELSSPLVAVIILVIAIALEGFSFVTAVRESRPLKGRATWWGFIRTSRSPELPVVLLEDTGALIGLVLALGGVGLTMLTGDPVWDGVGTLCIGALLGIIAIILIVEMQSLLIGEGATADEEASILAALVDGDKIERVIHCKTQYLGPEEILVAAKVAVAAGSDIGTIADAIDGAEARVRAAVPAARRIYIEPDLFRASEGIG, encoded by the coding sequence TTGTCGGCTCATGGGGGAAAGAAGGCGATCCTCGCCGCTCTCGGCGCCAATGCCGGTATCGCGGTGGCCAAGTTCGCCGGCTTCCTGATCACCGGTTCGTCGTCCATGCTGGCGGAGTCCGTGCACTCGGTGGCCGATACCTCCAACCAGGGCCTGCTCCTGCTCGGTCAGAAGAAGGCCGAACGCGCCGCCGACGATCTGCACCAGTTCGGTTACGGCCGTAGCCGCTACTTCTACTCTTTCGTCGTCGCGCTCGTGTTGTTCAGTCTCGGTTCGCTGTTCGCAATCTACGAGGGCATCCACAAGATCCAGCACCCCGAGGAATTGTCGTCGCCGCTCGTCGCGGTGATCATCCTCGTGATCGCCATCGCATTGGAGGGGTTCAGCTTCGTCACCGCCGTGCGTGAATCGCGTCCGCTCAAGGGACGGGCGACCTGGTGGGGATTCATTCGCACGTCGCGCAGTCCCGAACTGCCCGTCGTGCTGCTCGAGGACACCGGGGCGCTGATCGGCCTGGTTCTCGCGCTCGGCGGCGTCGGACTGACGATGCTGACCGGCGATCCCGTGTGGGACGGCGTCGGCACCCTGTGCATCGGCGCGCTGCTCGGAATCATCGCGATCATCCTCATCGTCGAGATGCAGAGCCTGCTGATCGGGGAGGGGGCCACCGCCGACGAGGAGGCGAGCATCCTCGCCGCTCTCGTCGACGGCGACAAGATCGAACGTGTCATCCACTGCAAGACGCAGTACCTCGGACCGGAGGAAATCCTCGTGGCCGCGAAGGTGGCGGTGGCCGCCGGATCGGACATCGGCACGATCGCCGACGCCATCGACGGAGCCGA
- the manA gene encoding mannose-6-phosphate isomerase, class I produces MHRLEGALRSYAWGSRTAIAQLRGLPVPTAHPEAELWLGAHPGDPARVLTDEGPRSLLDLVHSEPERQLGKRSVESFGERLPFLLKLLASEEPLSLQAHPSAEQAWEGFARENDAGIPLESPVRNYKDASHKPELVVALSRFHALAGFRDPQRTVKLLEAIAVPELQPYVGLIAGQPDSDGLRALFTTWITLPQPVLGALMPRVLDGCVDYLSNTKDGEFAAEIRTALELSEVYPGDAGVLAALLLNRVTLEPGQGLYLDAGNLHAYLHGMAVEIMANSDNVLRGGLTPKHVDVPELLRVLDFDTVDIPILEAQECPGSGEFVYSTPAPEFVLARIDLSPDGPAEHRLDTEGPHILLCTSGSVELRCGSDSLDLTQGNAVWIAAQDPEVVVTAGTDHAQLFSARVGPPIA; encoded by the coding sequence GTGCACCGACTCGAAGGTGCGCTTCGGTCCTACGCATGGGGATCGCGCACAGCCATCGCTCAGCTGCGCGGACTTCCGGTTCCGACGGCACATCCGGAGGCGGAACTCTGGCTGGGCGCGCACCCCGGCGATCCGGCCCGCGTCCTCACCGACGAGGGGCCCCGGTCGCTTCTGGACCTGGTGCATTCGGAACCCGAACGCCAACTCGGGAAGAGGAGTGTGGAGTCGTTCGGCGAGCGTCTCCCGTTTCTGCTGAAGTTGCTCGCATCGGAGGAGCCCCTGTCGTTGCAGGCGCACCCGAGCGCGGAACAGGCTTGGGAGGGATTCGCGCGGGAGAACGACGCGGGCATCCCACTCGAGTCGCCGGTCCGCAACTACAAGGACGCCAGCCACAAACCGGAACTGGTGGTGGCGCTCAGCCGGTTCCACGCGCTCGCCGGTTTCCGGGATCCGCAGCGCACCGTCAAGCTGCTCGAGGCGATCGCGGTCCCGGAGTTGCAGCCGTATGTCGGACTGATTGCGGGGCAACCCGACTCGGACGGTCTCCGCGCGTTGTTCACCACATGGATCACGCTGCCGCAGCCGGTGCTCGGCGCGCTGATGCCGCGGGTGCTCGACGGCTGCGTCGACTACCTGTCGAACACCAAGGACGGGGAGTTCGCGGCGGAGATACGCACGGCCCTCGAATTGAGCGAGGTGTACCCCGGGGACGCGGGTGTGCTCGCGGCGCTCCTGCTGAACCGGGTCACTCTCGAACCGGGGCAGGGCCTGTACCTCGACGCGGGCAATCTCCACGCCTACCTGCACGGTATGGCCGTGGAGATCATGGCCAACTCCGACAACGTGCTGCGCGGGGGACTCACTCCCAAGCACGTCGACGTTCCGGAGTTGCTGCGTGTCCTCGACTTCGACACCGTCGACATTCCGATCCTGGAGGCGCAAGAGTGCCCGGGCAGTGGCGAATTCGTGTACTCGACGCCGGCGCCGGAGTTCGTGCTCGCACGGATCGACCTGTCGCCGGACGGCCCCGCGGAGCACCGCCTCGACACGGAGGGACCGCACATCCTGCTGTGCACATCGGGTTCGGTGGAGCTGCGATGCGGATCCGATTCCCTCGATCTGACTCAGGGCAACGCGGTCTGGATCGCGGCCCAGGACCCCGAAGTGGTGGTGACAGCGGGGACCGATCACGCCCAATTGTTCAGTGCGAGGGTCGGCCCGCCGATCGCGTAG
- a CDS encoding tobH protein, with protein MTAPTPLLDLDDGDALVAADTEGVLRSAAMGGAQIRATRSAVEEGTLERLHGLRPRSVVVVTGAGRASRGAAILTAVLAERIGFPLLRTTRTPVWVGPLDVVVVAGDDAGDPRLVQAIDAAVRRGAEVVVAAPDEGPLQAAAAGRVVMFAPRVHALTRHGLLRYFAVLLAVLRVVGSERWGDEVPDLEQLADAVDGEALRDRPNSEVFHNPAKSLASRMQGRRIVLTGDSESTVELARHGAEALLHAGRVATASELPDVLSAAGAFRVDQALAAHDSIFHDPELDGPSPASPVRTFVFSADADRMLTERKIMVLGDADLVVASSDEGQVASQRPELEQAAVLVGRLDMTAAYLQLMGGI; from the coding sequence ATGACAGCGCCGACGCCCCTGCTCGATCTGGACGACGGGGACGCATTGGTCGCCGCGGACACCGAGGGCGTCCTGCGGTCCGCGGCGATGGGGGGCGCCCAGATCCGGGCGACCCGCTCCGCGGTCGAGGAAGGGACCCTCGAGCGACTGCACGGGCTGCGGCCGCGCAGTGTCGTGGTGGTCACCGGTGCCGGCCGGGCCAGCCGCGGTGCGGCGATCCTCACCGCGGTCCTCGCCGAACGGATCGGATTCCCGCTGCTGCGCACCACCCGCACTCCCGTGTGGGTCGGCCCGCTCGACGTGGTCGTCGTGGCCGGCGACGACGCCGGCGACCCTCGGCTCGTGCAGGCCATCGATGCCGCCGTGCGGCGCGGCGCCGAAGTGGTGGTGGCGGCACCGGACGAGGGACCTCTGCAGGCGGCGGCCGCGGGGCGGGTCGTGATGTTCGCGCCGCGGGTGCATGCTCTCACACGGCACGGTCTGTTGCGGTACTTCGCCGTCCTGCTCGCCGTCCTGCGGGTGGTCGGTTCGGAGCGCTGGGGCGACGAGGTCCCCGACCTCGAGCAACTCGCCGACGCCGTCGACGGTGAGGCGCTGCGCGACAGGCCGAACAGCGAGGTGTTCCACAATCCGGCGAAGTCGCTGGCCTCCCGCATGCAGGGGCGGCGCATCGTGCTCACCGGCGATTCGGAGAGCACGGTGGAGCTGGCCCGGCACGGCGCCGAGGCGCTCCTGCACGCGGGCCGGGTGGCCACCGCGTCCGAGCTGCCCGACGTCCTGAGCGCAGCGGGCGCGTTCCGCGTCGACCAGGCGCTCGCAGCGCACGACTCGATATTCCACGATCCCGAACTGGACGGTCCGTCGCCGGCGAGCCCGGTCCGCACGTTCGTGTTCTCGGCAGATGCGGACCGCATGCTCACCGAACGCAAGATCATGGTCCTGGGCGACGCCGACCTCGTCGTCGCGTCGTCCGACGAGGGGCAGGTCGCCTCGCAGCGTCCCGAACTGGAACAGGCGGCGGTTCTCGTCGGCCGGCTCGACATGACTGCGGCGTATCTGCAATTGATGGGTGGTATCTAG
- a CDS encoding phosphomannomutase/phosphoglucomutase translates to MARSAESVHAVIKAYDVRGVVGELIDAAFVQDVGGAFARLVREESATKVVIGYDMRASSPELARAFADGVTAQGLDVVLVGLASTDQLYFASGLYDCPGAMFTASHNPAKYNGIKLCRAGAKPVGQETGLATIAAEVIDGVPEYDGAPGTVSEEDVLDQYASFVRGLVNLSDLRRLTVAVDAGNGMGGHTVPAVFEPMPVKLEPLYFELDGTFPNHEANPLDPANLVDLQRYVRETGADIGLAFDGDADRCFVVDELGNPVSPSAVTALVAARELAKEPGATVIHNLITSRAVPELVTELGGHPVRTRVGHSFIKQQMAETGAIFGGEHSAHYYFRDFWGADSGMLAGLHVLAALGEQDRPLSELMAEYERYAASGEINSTVADAAERTEAVVTAFTDRTAGVDRLDGVTVELTDNAWFNLRASNTEPLLRLNVEAPTKADVDALVTEILGIVRA, encoded by the coding sequence GTGGCGCGATCAGCCGAGTCCGTTCATGCCGTGATCAAGGCTTACGACGTGAGGGGTGTCGTCGGTGAACTCATCGACGCCGCGTTCGTGCAGGACGTGGGTGGCGCATTCGCCCGGCTCGTTCGCGAGGAGAGCGCCACGAAGGTCGTGATCGGCTACGACATGCGCGCATCCTCCCCGGAACTGGCCCGCGCGTTCGCCGACGGCGTCACCGCTCAGGGTCTCGACGTCGTCCTCGTCGGTCTCGCATCCACCGACCAGCTGTACTTCGCGTCGGGGCTGTACGACTGCCCGGGTGCGATGTTCACGGCGAGCCACAACCCCGCGAAGTACAACGGGATCAAGCTGTGCCGCGCCGGCGCCAAGCCGGTGGGGCAGGAAACGGGCCTCGCCACGATTGCAGCCGAGGTCATCGACGGGGTTCCGGAGTACGACGGCGCCCCCGGCACGGTATCCGAGGAGGACGTCCTCGATCAGTACGCGAGTTTCGTCCGCGGGCTCGTGAACCTCTCTGACCTCCGTCGGCTGACGGTTGCCGTCGACGCAGGCAACGGCATGGGCGGCCACACGGTTCCCGCCGTGTTCGAGCCGATGCCGGTGAAGCTGGAACCGCTGTATTTCGAGCTCGACGGCACGTTCCCGAACCACGAGGCGAATCCGCTGGACCCCGCGAACCTCGTGGACCTGCAGCGGTACGTGCGGGAGACCGGCGCGGACATCGGTCTGGCCTTCGACGGCGACGCCGACCGCTGCTTCGTGGTCGACGAGCTCGGCAACCCGGTGTCGCCGTCCGCGGTGACGGCGCTCGTCGCCGCGCGCGAGCTGGCCAAGGAGCCCGGCGCGACCGTCATCCACAACCTGATCACCTCCCGCGCGGTGCCCGAACTGGTCACGGAGCTGGGCGGACACCCGGTGCGCACCCGGGTGGGGCACTCGTTCATCAAGCAGCAGATGGCTGAGACGGGTGCGATCTTCGGAGGCGAGCACTCCGCGCACTACTACTTCCGCGATTTCTGGGGCGCCGATTCGGGCATGCTCGCCGGACTGCACGTCCTTGCGGCTCTGGGGGAGCAGGATCGCCCGCTGTCCGAGCTGATGGCCGAGTACGAGCGGTACGCGGCGTCGGGAGAGATCAACTCGACCGTCGCGGACGCGGCCGAGCGGACGGAGGCGGTGGTGACGGCATTCACCGATCGCACAGCAGGCGTGGACCGGCTGGACGGTGTCACGGTCGAATTGACGGACAATGCATGGTTCAACCTGCGTGCGTCCAACACCGAACCGCTGCTGCGACTCAACGTCGAAGCGCCCACGAAGGCAGACGTAGATGCACTCGTTACCGAGATATTGGGCATCGTCCGAGCCTGA
- a CDS encoding DUF3499 domain-containing protein, with protein sequence MRSLRRCCRPGCKNPAVATLTYVYSDSTAVVGPLATVDEPHSWDLCETHASRITAPKGWELVRYEGGFSSSTPDEDDLTALAEAVREAGLGDRGRSERSVSTEDRAETGTHPGPARTGRRGHLRVLPDPAN encoded by the coding sequence GTGAGATCTCTGCGTCGATGCTGCCGCCCCGGGTGCAAGAACCCCGCTGTCGCGACGCTCACGTACGTCTACTCGGACTCCACTGCCGTCGTCGGCCCGCTCGCGACGGTCGACGAGCCGCACTCGTGGGATCTGTGCGAAACGCATGCGTCGAGGATCACCGCACCCAAGGGCTGGGAACTGGTTCGCTACGAGGGCGGATTTTCGTCGAGCACTCCGGACGAGGACGATCTGACCGCGCTGGCGGAAGCCGTGCGGGAAGCGGGTCTCGGCGATCGCGGGCGGTCCGAACGGTCCGTGTCCACCGAGGATCGTGCGGAGACCGGCACCCATCCCGGCCCGGCGCGCACCGGTCGCCGCGGTCACCTGCGGGTTCTTCCCGACCCTGCCAACTGA
- a CDS encoding metallopeptidase family protein, giving the protein MSRARRRRPVTTRSVDRRGRGIRGSVFPPDAPARRSRAEKFDLVVLEAFAPIDARWRERLTKLDIAVDEVPKIHALDPDSVNWPAEVVADGPVPLSRLIPAGIDRHGATTRARVVLFRRPLEQRAKDPDDLTDLVHDVLVQQVSTYLGVEPEVIDPDLPGDED; this is encoded by the coding sequence ATGTCCAGAGCACGACGCAGGCGTCCCGTCACCACCCGATCCGTCGACCGACGGGGACGTGGGATCCGCGGGTCCGTGTTCCCTCCGGACGCGCCGGCGCGTCGAAGCCGCGCGGAGAAATTCGACCTCGTGGTCCTGGAAGCGTTCGCGCCGATCGATGCGCGCTGGCGCGAGCGGCTGACGAAACTGGACATCGCCGTCGACGAGGTCCCGAAGATTCATGCGCTCGACCCGGATTCGGTCAACTGGCCCGCCGAGGTCGTGGCAGACGGCCCCGTGCCGCTGTCGCGTTTGATCCCCGCGGGTATCGACCGCCACGGGGCCACGACGCGGGCGCGGGTCGTCCTGTTCCGGCGACCGCTGGAACAGCGCGCCAAGGACCCGGACGACCTCACCGACCTGGTGCACGACGTGCTCGTACAGCAGGTGAGTACGTATCTCGGGGTCGAACCCGAAGTCATCGACCCGGACTTACCGGGCGACGAAGACTGA
- a CDS encoding WhiB family transcriptional regulator, whose translation MSLVTGFDELFETIEDQWQERALCAQTDPEAFFPEKGGSTREAKRICLGCEVRDECLDYALANDERFGIWGGLSERERRRLKRGIV comes from the coding sequence TTGAGTCTGGTGACCGGTTTCGACGAGCTTTTCGAGACCATCGAGGATCAGTGGCAGGAACGCGCGCTGTGCGCGCAGACCGACCCTGAGGCCTTCTTCCCGGAAAAGGGAGGGTCCACCAGGGAAGCGAAGCGTATCTGCCTGGGCTGCGAGGTCCGGGACGAATGCCTCGACTACGCATTGGCCAACGACGAGCGGTTCGGAATCTGGGGTGGCCTGTCGGAGCGTGAGCGCCGGCGCCTGAAGCGGGGGATCGTCTAG
- the cofD gene encoding 2-phospho-L-lactate transferase, with product MNVTVLVGGVGGARFLQGVRSLLGADSADRITAVVNVGDDVWMHGLRICPDLDTCMYTLGGGIDPERGWGHAGETWNAKEELAAYGAKPEWFGLGDRDIATHLIRSQMLRTGYPLSAVTEALCNRWQPGVTLLPVTDDRSETHVVITDPYDGEQRAIHFQEWWVRHRAQVPTHSFAHIGAEQATPAPGVLAAIENADIVLLAPSNPVVSVGAILAVPGIRGALRTTAAKVVGISPIIGGKPLRGMADACLDVIGVETSAEAIGRWYGARSGTGILDGWLIHDTDSAEVPGVAVAAVPLLMTDPDVTAAMVQAAFDVVRVTR from the coding sequence GTGAACGTGACTGTATTGGTTGGTGGGGTCGGTGGGGCCCGGTTCCTGCAGGGGGTGCGCAGCCTGCTCGGTGCGGATTCTGCGGATCGGATCACCGCGGTGGTCAACGTCGGTGACGACGTGTGGATGCACGGTCTGCGGATCTGCCCGGACCTGGACACCTGCATGTACACCCTCGGTGGGGGTATCGATCCCGAGCGAGGGTGGGGGCATGCGGGCGAAACCTGGAATGCCAAGGAGGAACTCGCCGCGTACGGGGCGAAGCCGGAGTGGTTCGGGCTCGGCGACCGGGACATCGCCACGCACCTGATCCGCTCGCAGATGCTGCGCACCGGGTATCCGTTGTCGGCGGTGACGGAGGCGTTGTGCAACCGGTGGCAGCCGGGGGTGACGCTGCTCCCGGTGACCGACGATCGTAGTGAAACTCACGTCGTGATCACCGATCCCTACGACGGGGAGCAGCGGGCGATCCACTTCCAGGAGTGGTGGGTTCGGCACCGCGCGCAGGTGCCGACGCACAGCTTCGCGCACATCGGCGCCGAGCAGGCCACCCCGGCACCGGGGGTGCTCGCGGCGATCGAGAACGCCGACATCGTGTTGCTGGCTCCGTCCAATCCGGTGGTCAGCGTCGGGGCGATCCTCGCGGTCCCCGGGATCCGGGGTGCGTTGCGGACCACCGCGGCGAAGGTGGTCGGGATCTCCCCGATCATCGGCGGAAAACCGTTGCGCGGCATGGCCGACGCCTGCCTCGACGTCATCGGTGTGGAGACCTCCGCGGAAGCGATCGGCCGCTGGTACGGGGCGCGGAGCGGGACCGGGATCCTCGACGGCTGGCTGATTCACGACACCGATTCCGCCGAGGTGCCCGGGGTGGCGGTGGCCGCGGTCCCGCTGCTGATGACCGACCCGGACGTCACCGCGGCGATGGTTCAGGCCGCGTTCGATGTGGTGAGGGTGACCCGATGA
- a CDS encoding coenzyme F420-0:L-glutamate ligase, translating to MTDPTAVRRDHAPGGTIEIVPVTGLPEFRPGDDLAAAIVAAAPWLRDGDVLVVTSKVFSKVEGRIVTSPTDPEERDAARRRLVEQEAVRVVARKGRTLITENRLGIVQAASGIDGSNVDGSELALLPEDPDGSAAALRETILAALGVTVGVVVTDTMGRAWRNGQIDAAIGAAGVPVLHGYAGAVDGQGNELLVTEVAVADEIAAAGDLVKGKLGGVPVAVLRGLDLPDDGSRARQLIRGGAEDLFWLGTAESVEMGRSEAVLLRRSVREFADDPVDPAAVRASIAQALTAPAPHHTRPVRFVWVRTRAVRDELLSRMAEQWRGDLTSDGLSADAVQARVARGNILWDAPEVIVPFCIPDGAHDYPDPRRRAAEATMFTVAVGAAVQGLLVSLATKGIGSCWIGSTIFAADTVRDVLDLPADWHPLGAIAVGHPLEPLTPRTAADPGDALIEK from the coding sequence ATGACCGACCCCACCGCCGTGCGGCGTGATCACGCGCCCGGCGGGACGATCGAGATCGTCCCGGTGACCGGGCTGCCGGAGTTCCGGCCCGGCGACGACCTGGCCGCGGCGATCGTCGCGGCGGCGCCGTGGCTGCGCGACGGGGACGTCCTGGTGGTCACCAGCAAGGTGTTCTCGAAGGTCGAGGGCCGGATCGTGACGTCCCCGACCGACCCCGAGGAACGGGACGCGGCCCGCCGCCGGCTGGTCGAGCAGGAAGCGGTGCGCGTCGTCGCACGCAAGGGCCGGACCCTGATCACCGAGAACCGGCTCGGGATCGTCCAAGCGGCGTCCGGGATCGATGGTTCCAACGTCGACGGTTCCGAACTCGCTCTGCTGCCGGAGGATCCGGACGGCAGCGCCGCCGCCCTGCGCGAGACGATCCTCGCCGCCCTGGGGGTGACCGTCGGCGTGGTGGTCACCGACACCATGGGCCGGGCGTGGCGCAACGGGCAGATCGACGCCGCGATCGGCGCGGCCGGTGTTCCGGTGCTGCACGGCTACGCCGGCGCGGTGGACGGCCAGGGCAACGAACTGCTGGTGACGGAGGTCGCGGTCGCCGACGAGATCGCCGCCGCCGGTGACCTCGTCAAGGGCAAACTCGGTGGGGTCCCGGTCGCGGTGCTGCGCGGTCTGGACCTGCCCGACGACGGGTCCCGGGCCCGCCAGTTGATCCGCGGCGGCGCCGAGGACCTGTTCTGGCTCGGCACCGCCGAATCCGTCGAGATGGGACGGTCGGAGGCGGTGCTGCTGCGCCGCTCGGTGCGGGAGTTCGCCGACGACCCGGTCGACCCGGCGGCGGTGCGGGCGTCGATCGCGCAGGCGCTGACCGCTCCGGCGCCGCACCACACCCGGCCGGTCCGGTTCGTGTGGGTCCGCACCCGCGCGGTCCGCGACGAATTGTTGTCCCGGATGGCCGAGCAGTGGCGCGGCGACCTCACGTCCGACGGCCTGAGCGCCGATGCCGTGCAGGCGCGGGTGGCCCGCGGGAACATCCTGTGGGATGCCCCGGAGGTGATCGTCCCGTTCTGCATCCCCGACGGCGCCCACGACTATCCCGATCCGCGGAGGCGGGCGGCGGAGGCAACGATGTTCACCGTCGCGGTCGGTGCGGCGGTGCAGGGTCTGCTGGTGTCGTTGGCGACCAAGGGAATCGGGAGCTGCTGGATCGGTTCGACGATCTTCGCCGCCGACACCGTCCGCGACGTCCTCGACCTGCCCGCGGACTGGCACCCCCTCGGCGCGATCGCGGTCGGTCACCCCCTCGAACCACTGACACCCCGCACCGCCGCCGACCCCGGCGACGCCCTGATCGAGAAATAA
- a CDS encoding NUDIX hydrolase → MSAESLHRTATAALEGWKTLDENDESLRHTMLAFLASAPLGCLREYAPGHITASSLVLDEGGCHVLLTLHPRVGRWIQLGGHCEPSDDTVVDAALREACEESGIPDLRIDPDLLSAHTHPITCSLGQPTRHLDLRFLVRARPDAHIVRSSESTDLRWWPVDALPPNAEKATIDHLVHVAGLR, encoded by the coding sequence ATGAGCGCCGAATCACTACACCGAACCGCGACCGCCGCGCTCGAGGGCTGGAAGACCCTCGACGAGAACGACGAATCGCTGCGGCACACCATGCTCGCGTTCCTCGCGTCGGCGCCTCTCGGCTGCCTGCGTGAATACGCACCCGGACACATCACGGCGTCCTCCCTCGTCCTCGACGAGGGAGGATGTCATGTGCTTCTCACCCTGCATCCTCGGGTCGGCCGGTGGATCCAATTGGGTGGGCACTGTGAGCCTTCCGACGACACGGTCGTCGACGCCGCGCTGCGGGAGGCGTGCGAGGAATCGGGAATTCCCGACCTCCGGATCGACCCGGACCTGCTGTCGGCGCACACCCACCCGATCACGTGTTCACTCGGACAGCCGACCCGGCACCTGGATCTCCGATTCCTCGTCCGCGCGCGTCCCGATGCGCACATCGTGCGAAGCTCCGAATCGACGGATCTCCGGTGGTGGCCGGTCGACGCGCTGCCGCCGAACGCGGAGAAGGCGACGATCGACCACCTCGTGCACGTGGCCGGACTGCGGTAG
- a CDS encoding sugar phosphate nucleotidyltransferase, translated as MAIEKTTDAVVLVGGQGTRLRPLTLSAPKPMLPTAGLPFLQHLLARIGAAGITHVVLGTSFKAEVFEEYFGDGSKLGLEIDYVTETEPLGTGGGIRNVLPKLRGEHAMVFNGDVLGGTDLGAILDTHRTRHADVTLHLVRVGDPRAFGCVPTDTDGRVTAFLEKTQDPPTDQINAGCYVFKREIIEQIPEGRPVSVEREVFPSLLADGAKVYGHVDSSYWRDMGTPEDFVRGSADLVRGIAPSPALDGPRGESLVHPGAGVAPGALLIGGTVVGRGAEVGAGARLDGAVLFDGAVVEAGATVERSIIGFGARIGPRALVRDAVIGDGADVGARCELLRGARVWPGVTLPDGGVRFSTDV; from the coding sequence ATGGCAATTGAGAAGACGACGGATGCGGTGGTGCTGGTCGGCGGTCAGGGGACGAGGCTTCGTCCGCTGACACTGTCGGCGCCCAAGCCCATGCTGCCCACTGCGGGCCTTCCGTTCCTCCAGCATCTGCTCGCGCGGATCGGGGCGGCGGGGATCACGCACGTGGTTCTCGGGACGTCGTTCAAGGCGGAGGTCTTCGAGGAGTACTTCGGCGACGGATCCAAGCTGGGTCTGGAGATCGACTACGTCACCGAGACCGAGCCTCTCGGAACCGGCGGTGGCATCCGGAACGTTCTGCCGAAACTACGCGGCGAACACGCCATGGTCTTCAACGGCGACGTTCTCGGGGGCACCGACCTCGGAGCGATCCTCGACACCCACCGGACCCGGCACGCCGACGTGACCCTGCACCTGGTTCGGGTCGGGGATCCGCGGGCGTTCGGCTGTGTGCCCACCGACACCGACGGCCGGGTCACCGCGTTCCTCGAGAAGACGCAGGACCCGCCGACCGACCAGATCAACGCCGGGTGCTATGTCTTCAAGCGGGAGATCATCGAACAGATCCCCGAGGGACGCCCGGTGTCGGTGGAGCGCGAGGTGTTTCCGTCGCTGCTGGCCGACGGCGCCAAGGTGTACGGCCACGTCGACTCCTCGTATTGGCGCGACATGGGTACCCCCGAGGACTTCGTGCGGGGTTCCGCGGACCTGGTCCGCGGCATCGCCCCGTCACCCGCGCTGGACGGCCCCCGCGGCGAATCGCTCGTCCACCCGGGTGCAGGTGTCGCCCCCGGCGCACTGCTGATCGGCGGAACGGTCGTCGGCCGCGGCGCCGAGGTGGGTGCGGGTGCGCGCCTCGACGGGGCGGTGCTGTTCGACGGTGCCGTGGTCGAGGCCGGAGCGACCGTCGAACGGTCCATCATCGGATTCGGCGCGCGGATCGGTCCGCGGGCCCTCGTGCGTGACGCGGTGATCGGTGACGGCGCCGACGTCGGCGCCCGATGCGAACTTTTGCGCGGGGCACGCGTGTGGCCCGGTGTGACGCTGCCCGACGGCGGGGTCAGGTTCAGCACGGACGTGTGA
- a CDS encoding glycosyltransferase family 2 protein, translating into MSSKLAVVTVTYSPGEHLEQFLCTLAEATKEDPQVVMADNGSTDGAPEAADAAHEHVRLLRTGGNIGYGGAINRAVAEIDEDIEFVVIANPDVRWAPGSIDVLLAAAERWPRAGALGPLVLEPDGSVYPSARQVPDLVSGAGHAVLGTVWPSNPWTAGYRQENETVSERTVGWLSGSCLLMRRVAFDSINGFDSRYFMYMEDVDLGDRLGKAGWLNVYVPSAEVTHAKGHAAGKHPELMLPAHHQSAYRFQADRHPHWWQAPLRWALRGGLAVRSKIAVAAAVRERRKNRNEGGTTHGN; encoded by the coding sequence GTGAGTTCGAAGCTGGCCGTGGTGACGGTGACCTATTCGCCAGGTGAGCATCTGGAACAGTTCCTGTGCACTCTCGCCGAGGCGACGAAGGAAGATCCGCAGGTCGTGATGGCCGACAACGGATCGACGGACGGCGCCCCCGAGGCCGCGGACGCGGCGCACGAGCACGTGCGCCTGCTGCGGACCGGCGGGAACATCGGCTATGGCGGTGCTATCAACAGGGCTGTGGCGGAGATCGACGAGGACATCGAGTTCGTCGTCATCGCCAATCCGGATGTGCGCTGGGCGCCCGGATCGATCGACGTTCTCCTCGCGGCCGCTGAGCGCTGGCCACGGGCGGGCGCGCTCGGACCTCTCGTTCTCGAACCCGACGGAAGCGTCTATCCGTCTGCGCGCCAGGTACCCGACCTCGTGTCGGGGGCGGGGCACGCCGTGCTGGGCACGGTGTGGCCGTCGAACCCGTGGACCGCCGGTTACCGGCAGGAGAACGAGACGGTCAGCGAGAGGACGGTCGGCTGGTTGTCCGGCTCGTGCCTGCTGATGCGTCGTGTGGCGTTCGACTCGATCAACGGTTTCGACTCCCGCTACTTCATGTACATGGAGGACGTCGATCTCGGTGACCGCCTGGGCAAGGCCGGATGGCTCAACGTGTACGTGCCGTCCGCCGAGGTCACCCACGCGAAGGGTCACGCCGCGGGCAAGCACCCGGAACTGATGCTGCCCGCGCATCATCAGAGCGCATACCGGTTCCAGGCCGACCGCCATCCGCACTGGTGGCAGGCGCCCCTGCGGTGGGCGCTCCGGGGAGGATTGGCGGTGCGGTCGAAGATCGCCGTGGCTGCGGCGGTCCGGGAACGTCGGAAGAATCGGAACGAGGGGGGAACGACTCATGGCAATTGA